In the genome of Raphanus sativus cultivar WK10039 chromosome 9, ASM80110v3, whole genome shotgun sequence, the window GGAAGAAAGGAAGAGAATAAAGAAAGACAACAAAGGTGTAATGCCAGCAGCTTTTGTCTCTTTTAAAACACGTTGGGGCGCTGCGGTTTGCGCACAGACCCAACAGACAAAGAATCCAACCGAGTGGTTAACCGCATGGGCTCCGGAGGCAAGAGAAGTGTATTGGCCAAACCTAGCCATGCCTTACGTGTCTCTCACGGTAAGGAGACTTGTAATGCACGTcgccttcttcttcctcactttcttcttcataaTCCCAATCGCATTTGTGCAATCCCTTGCGAGTATAGAAGGTATCCAAAAATCCGCTCCGTTCCTCAATACCATCATAGAAAAGTATGTTCGCAgcattttctctgtttcttgcTTAGGGTTTCGATTGAGAATCAAATCTTGATCACTCTTGCGGTGTGCAGGGATTTTATTAAATCGTTGATCCAAGGGTTTCTTCCCGGTATTGTCTTGAAGCTCTTTCTGATATTTCTGCCAACGATCTTGATGATCATGTCGAAATTCGAAGGGTTTGTTTCAATATCATCATTAGAGAGAAGAGCCGCTTTCAGATATTATCTATTCAACCTTGTGAACGTATTCCTCGGTAGTATAGTCACCGGATCTGCATTTGAACAGCTAGATTCTTTCCTTAAACAATCCGCTGATCAGTAAGCACAGCCGCACTTTATATTACTCTTAGAAAACTTTTGTTTCTCAACGTTCTTGCCTTCTTGTTATTAGGATTCCACGGACGGTTGGGGTAGCCATTCCGATAAAGGCAACATTCTTTATAACTTATATTATGGTTGATGGTTGGGCCGGTGTGGCTGGAGAGATTCTTAGGTTGAAACCGTTTGTCATTTTCCATTTGAAGAACTTCTTCTTGGTGAAAACTGAAAAGGATAGAGAAGAAGCAATGGATCCGGGTCAGATTGAATTTTATGCAACGGAGCCTCGGATTCAACTCTACTTCCTCCTTGGTCTCGTCTATGCCCCGGTCACACCTGTTCTACTTCcgttcatcatcttcttctttggttTCGCTTACCTCATCTTCCGTCATCAGGTGAAAAGCCAACTCTTATTTATGCTAACTTGACAATTTCATCTAGGTACTTTACTTCAgttttgatttcttgttttttagacgaaaatgacaattaatgatttttttagttGAATAAATGTTCAGTTTTCAAATAATTGTGTTTCTTGGTTCATATTTGTATTGAAAATCATTTGGAAGTTAAAATGTGTTTCTTACAGAAGTGAAACTAAATTTTActccccaatttttttttaaattgtttttttttccctgGATATCTAAAGAATAACAACAGTTTaatctttgaccaaaaaaaaacaacagttTAATCAATTTGGTCTATCCAGATATCTAACTTCAAGATTCTTGAAGCCTGTCGATTTGGTTTTAGCTAAACCAGATTTCTTTGCAGATCATAAATGTGTATAATCAAGAGTATGAGAGCGGGGCTGCGTTCTGGCCAGACGTTCATGGACGTATAATATCAGCACTGATCATCTCTCAAATCCTTTTGATTGGATTAATGAGCACAAAAGGAAAAGCTCAGTCCACGCCTTTTCTTGTCATTCTACCCATTCTCACCGTCGGTTTTCACCGGTTCTGTAAAGGCCGGTATGAATCTGCATTCGTAGTTAACCCTTTGCAGGTTAGTATAATATCATTTCAGCCCACTTTCCTTATACCAAgagtgaaaaaaatatttacatcagCCTACCAGTTATGTTAACCGATGGTAGCTTTAGCTTAATTTTCGTTCGATTCGGTATGTATTATTTAGTCTGTTAGTATTGTGTTACAGGAAGCTATGATTAAGGACACATTGGAACGCGCAAGAGAACCCAACTTGAATCTTAAAGGGTTTCTTCAAAACGCATATATTCATCCAGTTTTTAAAGACGAAGAATGCGAAGATGACCAGTATGAGGAACTTATCGAGGATTCGGATGACGAAAATTGTGTAGTTGTACCGACCAAACGGCAGTCTCGGAGAACCACCGCTACCAGCAGAAATCCGAATTGTGGTTCGTCACAAGCCCTGTCTTGTAATCAACCTGACACGGGTAAAGGAAAACCGGAgctttgatgtttttttttttacatgatTGATTACAAGACATGGCTTGTGACGAACCGGAGCCTTGATGTTCAATGAGcatatatatcattttgtttGGATTTTTGTGGACAGTTTTGTATATTTGTATGATTGTGTGTTGTTTGAGTTTGTTATCACAATTCTTTTACATGATTGTATGCAAAAAATTACACGACCAATTTTgtaagacaaaaaaaactattttgcaTGGTTGGTAACATTGTAATTAGGGGTGAGAAAACCAAACTGAATCGATTCTACTGAACCCAATACAAATCAAATTTCATGTTCTAACTATTTGGTTAAAAGTTTTATCAATCTAGTTGGTCCATTTACAATTCAATTTTAAACtggaccaaaaaaaaactgaagtgtttatttaattagattatttaaatatattaaaatctaatataaacaagtaacataattttatatattttactccTAAAAGAATGGAACAAGCATAGCTAACAATAAAATAGAAGAATATGAATCTCAAACACTATCATTAAAacctaaaaattaattatgatatttatatttggttaataatatatattattaaattacatgttttatatttttattgtgatGTTAAATTTAtgcataaatataaatatgaagaaATTAATACTATAGTCtcaaatgataatttattttatattttataaattaaattttcataaacgaattaaaacaaaactaaaaaaattaatttggttGAActcaacaaacacaaacaaaactaaacacaaatcacaaatcaaaccaaactaaactaaTTTTGGTTTGGCACTTGGTTAAAGAAATTTAAACctaaataaaccaaataaaaccaaaatccaAATGGAATCCAATTTAAACTCCGATCGATTATAAGTGGGTTTGTTTAAGTATAAGAGCATCTTTACTGGTGTCCTTAGACCCAGTCCTTAACATTTTTGGGcccaaaagaaaatgaaaaaggcTGAAATAACTAAGAAATGTTTGGCAAAAGTCCTAAACTAAGAAGTTTTTGCGTTGGTCCTTAGTGACAGGTGACGAATGGAGAAGGAAGCGGCGTGGGGCAAGACCTTTTCTCGTCTCACAACTCTCTCTTGGTCTCTCCCGAATATCTCTGGACGGCGAAAGGACGAAAGAGATACACAGAGCTTCAAAAGTGAAAAATCAGGTGCCGAAAGAGGGTTCTGACTGTTGTGTCTAATTACCAGAAGGATGAGGCTTCTGATGAATCTGTCGGCTGTGGACGTAATTGTCTCGGAGCTTGTTGCATTAACGGTAATGATTCGAAGCTGAATCGTTGCTTTTGTTTTCATGTAACAAAAGTTTCCTGTTTGATCAATTTCTATTGATGGGTTTTGATCTCAGGGGCAAGGCTTCCGTTGTATGTCTGCCAGAAACTTGAAAAATCATGTGCCGGAGAGAAGCCGGTGGCTTTTCTCGAGTCCCTCGTTCTTGGAGAGGTAAGACACATATTTATAAGCCTAGCAGCTGCTAGCACTTGTTACTTTGTTTGTGGGTTATGTGGTTTTTGTTTGTGGGTTATGTGGTTTTGAGTGAGGCTAATCATTATTAGTATCCCTTCTTTATGTTTTAGTGCGAGACCAAAGTAATTGCCtttcttaaattttatgtttgatCTCTCTGAAGGCAATCTTGTGGTTTTTAGTTTGTTGCTGGGAAATCCAAGATCTTTGTTTCATATCTGTCTCTTTGGTTTGTTTTAGGTGATCCCGGGGAAGTATGGTTTCGTTGCTCAGCTAAACGAAGGTCGTGACCTAAAGAAGAGGCCCACCGAGTTCCGTGTAGATAAGGTTTTGCCATTACCTGGCCATGCCTTTCCATTAGAGAAAGCTCCTTCCATGAAGATGATAACCACTGCTAGTGGTGTGAAAATCTCAGAGCTTCTGAGTTACCCTGTGAGAAGTCTTTTCTTTGAAGGTGGAAGCTCTATGCAAGACCTATCTGATACTGTATCAGATGCCTGTGTCTGCCTCCAGAACAACAACATTCCTTTCAACATTCTCATCGCTGATTGTGGAAGGCAGATCTTCCTGATGCCACATGTATAACATATAACTTGCATACAGTTGGATCACTTGGGTTGTGAATCCATCGAAATAACAGCTTGAATGTGTAAATTGCAGTGTTACGCAGAGAGGAGGAGGTTGAAGGAACCATACTTCAAGGAGGTTTATGCTCTCATCTTTGAAGCCATAGGTTGTAGTTACCAAGAGGAGGAGGTTGAAGGAACCATAGTCCTTACCAATAATCTCTATTTTTATGATTGTCCTTACCAAAGTTTCTTAAgtagtaataataaaatatttaaggatTCAAATTTTGGGAcaaccaataatgatgctctaaaaGCCCGAATCATAAGCCATTAACCCTAATAATTTTCATTTCCTTACAGCCATGGCTATGATTTATTCTCTGTATGACCTTTGATGTGTTAGTTCCAGGTTTTTtgatatgttttaattttttgagaTGTTTATGCAATcggtttcttttgttttcctaTGAACGGTTTTGCAAAACACTATTTTGGATTAGGAAAACActattttggatttaaaaaacaCTATTTTGGATTGAGTGAGAATTGAATGAAAAacttctatcttattaaaacaggaacattacaacttcttctaggtggatttttaaagatggacctcatatatttaaattaaatgtctcattctttatatataatacgtaccatagtttaactttgcattgatgtatttccttaaatacagttcttctttttgtccatatttcatatatgaattttacatttattacatgtcgatttaaataagatatatactaagaatactaaaaatattaatcgttctataattaccctatacaattcattttaaattgatcagtatactttcattggccatattaattttattagtacgaataacattaggtagataagtcatagacacatacataaagatatgactattcttataactatgttgggcctaatctactttctaaaacaaataacacatagcttcatatattgtatagaatatagtaatattgtatagtattatacttatacagtaatattaaaaacaaaccaaactgaaatataatatatatcaaaaatgctttgaaccattacacacaaaatatattagacctcagagatcaaattcattttgaaattacgtaataattattttaaaaaattaaatttcgtaatgtacaaaaaacataagttttatataaaattttgtgttacaataaaaagacacaactcgcgattgcaaaatgttatttttacatacgaaagacagttttgatattgttctttaaacacaaaattgaatattcaaactcgatactacataaaactaaataatatataatacattttaaaaataaaacccgtgcgggtgtgcatatgtttatataatatataaatatattatgttacacatattttcatataaataatatcccaatgtaagttttgtatgataaatgttgaaaatacaaaatataaagcactatatattttaaataatatagaaaaaattactttacgttatcataaaatttaaaaatcaaatttagtaattaaacacattgcttatttaaacacattagtacacatttttatttatcaaaattttatattaatacacattgcgatcatgtataacatttactaaaaacaaaaataaaaaaaaaattgactcccgctcggtcgagcgggtcatgatctagttttaAATTAAGTTACAATCGATAAAATGTTCTTAAGAAAAGGAAGTGCATGTTACAAACATATTAATATAGTCctatttttttgtcacaaatatagcATATTAAAATCAAGATGACCAAAGTATTTCATTAAAAgagtaaatatacatttatatctcTCTAATGTTAACTAATCTTAGATCTTATGGTTTAGAGGAAGTGGGATTGTGggattaagattaaaattttataatttcaaaagagaatttgaaaaaacattttttaaaaatcaaaaaagattcgaaaaaaaaattataaaaaagtttgaatttgaaactatattattattattattattattattttcattatttattttatttatttgtatttatatatctaatgtataaatgtattttaccTCTTAAATCAAACATTTGGTCACTTTTCTCTTTACGAGCCCTAATATATATGACAGTTGAGATAATATTGTTTAGATTTTAGACTTTCTCCAGCGCATGCCTGGTCATTGCTATTTGCTAGTGTGTTCTTAAATGTAGTGTGCATAGTTTATTCCTTTCCATGTTGACGTATTAATTTAACAACTTAAGAACCATTCCATCGAGCCAGCCCTTCAAGACATCTTACGTGCTGATTTAGTCCATGATCCGGTGATGCCCTCCAGTCTAATCCCGCATTATGGGCCAGTGTGTAGATTGTTGATGTAATCTAAGCTACATCATCCAAAGTGCCTTATGTTCTCATAGATAAGAAAGTTTCACAGTTGACGTATTATTTCTATAATTCCTATCTTTGATTAGTTCCTCTCCAACGCATGTCTGGTCATTGCTATTTGCTAGTGTGTTCTTTTCTTAAATGTAGTGTGCATAGTTTATTCTTTTCTAATTACCCTGTTGACGTATTAATCTAACAACTTAAGAAACATTCCATCAA includes:
- the LOC108823563 gene encoding CSC1-like protein At1g62320, with protein sequence MATLSDIGVAAAINILSALIFLLLFAILRIQPFNDRVYFPKWYLKGLRSSPVTSGAFVSKIANFDFRSYIRFLNWIPAALKMPEAELIDHAGLDSAVYLRIYLIGLKIFVPIALLSWSILVPVNWTSDGLQLAKLRNVTSSDIDKLSISNVEYGSDRFWSHLVMEYAFTFWTCYVLKNEYKKIASMRLAFLQSEKRRADQFTVLVRNVPPDSHESISENVEHFFMVNHPDHYLTNQVVYNANELAGLVAEKKKMQNWFDYYQLKYTRNKEQRPRVKLGFLGLWGKKVDAMDHYTDELKKLSEQIMEERKRIKKDNKGVMPAAFVSFKTRWGAAVCAQTQQTKNPTEWLTAWAPEAREVYWPNLAMPYVSLTVRRLVMHVAFFFLTFFFIIPIAFVQSLASIEGIQKSAPFLNTIIEKDFIKSLIQGFLPGIVLKLFLIFLPTILMIMSKFEGFVSISSLERRAAFRYYLFNLVNVFLGSIVTGSAFEQLDSFLKQSADQIPRTVGVAIPIKATFFITYIMVDGWAGVAGEILRLKPFVIFHLKNFFLVKTEKDREEAMDPGQIEFYATEPRIQLYFLLGLVYAPVTPVLLPFIIFFFGFAYLIFRHQIINVYNQEYESGAAFWPDVHGRIISALIISQILLIGLMSTKGKAQSTPFLVILPILTVGFHRFCKGRYESAFVVNPLQEAMIKDTLERAREPNLNLKGFLQNAYIHPVFKDEECEDDQYEELIEDSDDENCVVVPTKRQSRRTTATSRNPNCGSSQALSCNQPDTGKGKPEL
- the LOC130500202 gene encoding GDP-L-galactose phosphorylase 1-like: MEKEAAWGKTFSRLTTLSWCRKRVLTVVSNYQKDEASDESVGCGRNCLGACCINGARLPLYVCQKLEKSCAGEKPVAFLESLVLGEVIPGKYGFVAQLNEGRDLKKRPTEFRVDKVLPLPGHAFPLEKAPSMKMITTASGVKISELLSYPVRSLFFEGGSSMQDLSDTVSDACVCLQNNNIPFNILIADCGRQIFLMPHCYAERRRLKEPYFKEVYALIFEAIGCSYQEEEVEGTIVLTNNLYFYDCPYQSFLSSNNKIFKDSNFGTTNNDALKARIISH